One genomic window of Elaeis guineensis isolate ETL-2024a chromosome 2, EG11, whole genome shotgun sequence includes the following:
- the LOC140855378 gene encoding uncharacterized protein encodes MCTVGHDIWTARVPLICFDVVEWHLPDRVLRQFGQIQGIPEQFDISQGLHRIDRRGRARIDWRIRHAQYIDIWDARRDHIVHGDPILRGRSYTDDYMAWFFSITVRVIGQSQYAVSGYEGESSTVRLLTDSVSELVLDTRRALSTTDEDERIQILREMERTGSGALRAIGVDPHTCAPWYGAVRTPDMSYTPSPYASHMPSPHIPHMSSFDAAQMPPLFHPQMAASSSSYIPQMPSPGTSWPHEYDTFFSGPSVYPDERVERVSQSVDDPTASVIPEQHDQQISSTDIGEEPSQQEQPTRTFLRRSKRPRAPRRPCGT; translated from the exons atgtgtacagttggacacgacatatggactgctagggtgccgcttatttgttttgatgtggtagagtggcatcttcccgatcgtgtcctgcggcagtttggtcagattcagggcatcccagagcagtttgatatcagtcagggacttcatcgtattgatcgacgagggagagctcgtatcgactggcgtatcagacatgcacagtacatcgatatttgggatgcacgtcgagatcacattgttcatggtgatcctattttgagaggtcgttcatatactgatgactacatggcttggttttttagcattacagtgcgagtcattggacagtctcagtatgcagtttctggatacgagggcgagagttctactgtacgtcttttg ACTGATTCTGTGTCCGAACTCGTATTGgacactcgtcgtgctttatctacgactgatgaggacgagcggattcagatactgcgggagatggagagaacaggttccggagcattgagggcgattggtgttgatccacatacctgtgcgccttggtatggagcagttcggacgccagatatgagttatacgccgtcaccatatgcttcacatatgccatcaccgcatattccgcatatgtcatcattcgatgctgcacagatgccaccgctttttcatccacagatggcagcgtcttcttcgtcctacatcccccagatgccatcaccgggtaccagttggccacatgagtatgatacttttttttcaggtccatccgtgtatccagatgagagagttgaacgggtctctcagtccgtagatgatccgacagcatcagttattcctgagcagcatgatcagcagatctcctccactgatataggagaggagccatcacagcaggagcagccgacgaggaccttcctgagaaggtccaagcgaccacgggcgccgcgacgtccttgtgggacttag